One Aegilops tauschii subsp. strangulata cultivar AL8/78 chromosome 7, Aet v6.0, whole genome shotgun sequence genomic window carries:
- the LOC109756853 gene encoding transcription factor GTE1: MVPEDGAQQAAAATAEHPAVSEVDSFRRQVDDLASKTDVLERRVNEVVGFYDGKKHGSGGRRASGSSRYAANGARDSNCKGMPDLTRQLTGIIRQITSHEWSAPFLQPVDVVGLQLDDYHKIITKPMDFSTIQNKMEGKDGTKYKSVREIYSDVRLIFTNAMTYNDEHHDVHIMAKLLLEKFEEKWLQLLPKVENEERKQQVEPNDVPTTDTSPEDAIAKLAKDTDDELNEINKQLEMLRNMVVQRCRKMTTDEKRKLGAGLCHLTPDDLSKALELVAQDNPDFQTTAEEVDLDMDAQSETTLWRLKFFVREALERQANAATAPGKTDENAKRKRDIYNALAKTASKRIRR; encoded by the exons ATGGTGCCGGAGGACGGCGCGCAACAGGCAGCGGCCGCCACCGCGGAGCACCCCGCGGTGTCGGAGGTGGACTCGTTCCGGCGCCAGGTCGACGACCTCGCCTCCAAGACCGACGTG CTGGAGAGGAGGGTGAACGAGGTGGTAGGGTTCTACGACGGCAAGAAGCATGGCAGCGGAGGGCGCAGGGCCAGTGGTAGCAGCAGGTATGCGGCGAATGGTGCAAGGGACAGCAACTGCAAAGGGATGCCCGACCTCACGCGCCAGCTTACCGGTATCATTCGCCAG ATCACGTCTCATGAATGGTCAGCGCCATTTCTGCAACCAGTAGATGTTGTAGGCCTACAACTTGATGACTATCACAAG ATTATAACAAAACCTATGGATTTCTCGACCATCCAAAACAAAATGGAAGGGAAGGATGGCACCAAGTATAAAAGTGTTCGAGAAATATATTCTGATGTTAGATTAATTTTTACCAATGCAATGACATACAATGATGAACACCACGATGTTCACATAATGGCCAAGTTATTACTCGAGAAATTTGAGGAGAAATGGCTCCAGCTTCTCCCTAAAGTTGAGAATGAG GAAAGGAAACAACAGGTGGAACCAAATGATGTTCCAACCACAGACACTTCTCCGGAAGATGCTATTGCAAAATTAGCAAAAGATACTGATGATGAG CTGAATGAGATTAATAAGCAGCTAGAGATGCTCCGGAACATGGTGGTTCAGAGATGCAG GAAAATGACCACAGACGAGAAGAGAAAACTCGGTGCAGGTCTTTGCCACCTGACCCCGGATGATCTTAGCAAGGCGCTGGAGCTGGTCGCACAAGACAATCCTGACTTCCAAACTACAGCAGAAGAAGTGGACCTTGACATGGATGCTCAG AGCGAGACAACCCTCTGGAGGCTGAAGTTCTTTGTGAGGGAAGCGTTGGAGCGACAGGCCAACGCAGCCACGGCCCCTGGCAAGACGGACGAAAACGCGAAGAGGAAGCGTGACATCTACAATGCTCTAGCCAAGACCGCCTCAAAACGGATCAGGAGATAG
- the LOC109756854 gene encoding uncharacterized protein isoform X2 — protein MPGKKNAEPAPAAVPPQPAPMPPVKMFRSNDGGGWDDYGAGRVTIDHLEGSTSEKEIVLAVIDAENKETMLLHLITPDDIYRRRQGTFISWFDPETGLSISLSFLDAAACSDVWDTICQVQRKLRPDGW, from the exons ATGCCCGGGAAGAAGAACGCGGAGCCGGCGCCCGCCGCCGTCCCGCCCCAGCCCGCGCCGATGCCG CCTGTGAAGATGTTCAGGTCAAACGACGGCGGCGGGTGGGACGATTACGGAGCCGGCCGTGTCACCATCGACCACCTCGAG GGGTCGACATCGGAGAAGGAGATCGTTCTGGCTGTCATAGACGCGGAGAACAAGGAGACGATGCTTTTGCATCTCATCACCCCGGACGACATTTACAGGAGGCGACAAG GGACGTTCATCTCGTGGTTCGATCCCGAGACCGGCTTGTCCATCTCCTTGAGCTTCCTGGACGCGGCGGCGTGCTCCGATGTGTG GGACACGATCTGCCAAGTGCAGAGAAAACTGAGGCCTGATGGTTGGTAG
- the LOC109756854 gene encoding uncharacterized protein isoform X1: protein MPGKKNAEPAPAAVPPQPAPMPPVKMFRSNDGGGWDDYGAGRVTIDHLEGSTSEKEIVLAVIDAENKETMLLHLITPDDIYRRRQGEEALLLLPLLFPSSLNIQISDKRDVHLVVRSRDRLVHLLELPGRGGVLRCVGHDLPSAEKTEA from the exons ATGCCCGGGAAGAAGAACGCGGAGCCGGCGCCCGCCGCCGTCCCGCCCCAGCCCGCGCCGATGCCG CCTGTGAAGATGTTCAGGTCAAACGACGGCGGCGGGTGGGACGATTACGGAGCCGGCCGTGTCACCATCGACCACCTCGAG GGGTCGACATCGGAGAAGGAGATCGTTCTGGCTGTCATAGACGCGGAGAACAAGGAGACGATGCTTTTGCATCTCATCACCCCGGACGACATTTACAGGAGGCGACAAGGTGAAGAAGCCCTTCTCTTGCTTCCCCTGCTTTTCCCCTCTTCTCTCAACATTCAAATCTCCGACAAAAG GGACGTTCATCTCGTGGTTCGATCCCGAGACCGGCTTGTCCATCTCCTTGAGCTTCCTGGACGCGGCGGCGTGCTCCGATGTGTG GGACACGATCTGCCAAGTGCAGAGAAAACTGAGGCCTGA
- the LOC109756855 gene encoding peptide methionine sulfoxide reductase A5 encodes MARASSSAAAAFLWALASLLATAASGARLTVRAGGGAPATAVFALGSFWRSEAVFGCLHGVLRTSVGYAGGSKANPEYRNLADHAECVKVEYDPRQIQYKQLLDVFWASHDPREVFGQGPDVGNQYRSVIFTNGTLEARLAALTKEREQAKDRSSVITTKIQPLGAFYPAEPEHQKFELKRKPFLVQLIGNLPEEELLSSTLAAKLNAYAAELCPPKAQKKISSKIDEIAKKGWPILHDI; translated from the exons ATGGCCCGCGCGTCCTCCTCCGCCGCGGCCGCCTTCCTATGGGCGCTCGCGTCCCTCCTGGCCACCGCGGCCTCGGGCGCGCGGCTCACGGTCCGCGCCGGCGGGGGCGCGCCGGCCACCGCGGTGTTCGCGCTGGGCAGCTTCTGGCGCTCCGAGGCGGTCTTCGGGTGCCTCCACGGCGTGCTCCGCACCTCCGTCGGCTACGCCGGCGGCTCCAAGGCCAACCCCGAGTACCGCAACCTCGCCGACCACGCCGAGTGCGTCAAG GTCGAATATGATCCCCGTCAGATTCAGTACAAGCAGCTTTTGGATGTGTTCTGGGCAAGCCACGATCCACGGGAGGTCTTCGGACAAGGACCGGATGTTGGCAACCAATATAG ATCCGTCATTTTCACAAATGGAACGCTCGAGGCTAGATTGGCTGCTCTTACCAAAGAAAGAGAACAAGCCAAGGACCGCAGCAGCGTTATTACCACAAAGATCCAACCACTGGGAGCATTTTATCCTGCTGAACCAGAACATCAG AAATTTGAGCTGAAGCGCAAGCCTTTCCTGGTGCAACTGATCGGGAACCTGCCAGAAGAGGAGCTCCTGTCATCCACACTGGCTGCGAAGCTGAATGCGTATGCAGCCGAGCTCTGCCCTCCAAAGGCCCAGAAGAAGATAAGCTCCAAGATTGATGAGATTGCCAAGAAAGGTTGGCCCATCCTACACGACATTTAG
- the LOC109756852 gene encoding uncharacterized protein has protein sequence MAAWAALRRLRSPRPRLASTFSCHGAAAVSATDAFNHVQDPNRRIAELAAAGRVPDARRLFDRTPDRDVVSWTAMVAAYARQGQLHEASALFHRPDARRNVVTWTALLSGYARARRADEARALFDRMPERNVVSWNTMLEAYASAGRTGAACALFDSMPVRDAGSWNILLAALVRSGTMDEARNLFERMPERNVMSWTTMVAGLARSGSVDEARGLFDGMPERNVVSWNAMISGYARNLRIDEALDLFMNMPERDVASWNIMITGFIQNKDLKKAQELFDEMPKRNVVSWTTMMNGCLQGNESEMALQVFNGMLVDGIRPNQVTFLGAVDACSNLAGLSEGQQVHQMICKTPFQFDNFIESTLMNLYAKCGEIRLARKVFDLSGEKDVISWNGIIAAYAHHGAGVEAIALYEKMQENGYKPNDVTYVGLLSACSHSGLVDEGLRIFEYMAKDQSIAVRDEHYTCLIDLCSRAGRLDDAKRLINGLELKPTSSTVWSALLGGCNAHGNESIGDLAARNLLEAEPDNAGTYTLLSNIYASAGKWKEAAKIRSEMNDRGLKKQPGCSWIELANKVHVFVARDKSHSESELIYSLLQDIHHMMRMAGSDPRDHMQLIDEDLVDLQV, from the coding sequence ATGGCAGCTTGGGCCGCGCTGCGCCGCCTCCGCTCACCGCGGCCCCGCCTCGCCTCCACCTTCTCCTGCCacggcgccgccgccgtctccgccaCCGACGCGTTCAACCATGTCCAGGACCCGAACCGCCGCATCGCGGAGCTGGCCGCCGCGGGGCGCGTCCCCGACGCCCGCAGGCTGTTCGACCGGACGCCGGACCGGGACGTGGTGTCCTGGACGGCGATGGTCGCGGCGTACGCGCGCCAGGGCCAGCTGCACGAGGCCAGCGCGCTGTTCCACCGCCCCGACGCGCGCCGGAACGTGGTCACCTGGACGGCCCTCCTCTCCGGCTACGCGCGGGCGCGCCGCGCCGACGAGGCCAGGGCGCTGTTCGACCGGATGCCCGAGAGGAACGTCGTGTCGTGGAACACCATGCTGGAGGCCTACGCCTCCGCCGGCCGCACGGGGGCCGCGTGCGCGCTGTTCGACAGTATGCCCGTGAGGGACGCCGGCTCCTGGAACATCCTTCTGGCCGCGCTGGTGCGGTCTGGGACCATGGACGAGGCACGGAACCTGTTTGAGAGAATGCCCGAGAGGAATGTGATGTCGTGGACGACGATGGTCGCCGGCCTCGCACGGAGCGGAAGCGTGGACGAGGCTCGGGGGCTGTTTGATGGCATGCCGGAGAGGAATGTCGTTTCCTGGAATGCCATGATCTCTGGATACGCCCGGAACCTCAGGATCGACGAAGCTCTTGATTTGTTCATGAATATGCCCGAGAGGGACGTGGCTTCTTGGAACATCATGATCACCGGTTTTATCCAGAACAAAGATTTGAAGAAGGCACAAGAACTCTTTGACGAGATGCCTAAACGGAATGTAGTCAGCTGGACTACTATGATGAATGGTTGCTTGCAAGGTAATGAGAGTGAAATGGCACTACAGGTATTTAACGGTATGCTTGTTGATGGGATCAGACCAAATCAGGTGACATTTTTGGGTGCAGTTGATGCGTGCAGCAATCTTGCCGGACTCAGTGAAGGGCAGCAGGTGCATCAGATGATATGCAAAACACCATTTCAGTTTGATAATTTTATCGAGTCCACACTCATGAATTTATACGCCAAATGCGGCGAAATTAGATTGGCAAGGAAGGTGTTTGATCTCTCAGGGGAGAAGGACGTAATATCTTGGAATGGCATTATTGCAGCATATGCACATCATGGGGCTGGTGTAGAAGCTATAGCTTTGTATGAAAAGATGCAAGAAAATGGGTATAAGCCTAATGATGTTACATACGTGGGACTGCTCTCAGCATGTAGCCACTCTGGTTTGGTCGACGAAGGGCTTAGGATATTTGAATACATGGCAAAGGATCAGTCCATTGCAGTGCGGGATGAGCATTACACTTGCTTGATTGATCTCTGTAGCCGAGCCGGGCGACTTGATGATGCCAAAAGATTAATCAACGGTCTTGAACTTAAGCCTACATCAAGTACTGTATGGAGTGCCCTTCTTGGTGGGTGTAATGCACATGGAAATGAAAGCATTGGTGATTTGGCAGCAAGAAATCTCTTAGAAGCAGAGCCTGATAATGCTGGAACTTACACTCTCTTGTCTAACATTTATGCTTCTGCTGGTAAGTGGAAAGAAGCAGCAAAGATTCGGTCTGAGATGAATGATAGAGGACTAAAGAAACAGCCAGGATGTAGTTGGATTGAGCTGGCAAATAAGGTGCATGTATTTGTAGCACGTGACAAGTCCCACAGTGAGTCTGAGTTGATTTATAGTCTGCTGCAAGATATTCATCACATGATGAGGATGGCTGGCAGTGATCCCAGGGACCACATGCAGCTTATAGATGAGGATCTGGTGGATCTTCAAGTATAA